The nucleotide window ATTCTACCAAACCGAGTTAGACTTAAAATGGGGCCTGGATGTCCTGTCTGCGTAACACCCTCAAAAGAGATAGATGAGGCAATATGGCTTGCTGAAAACGGGGTTACCATCGCTACTTTTGGAGATATGCTTAGGGTTCCTGGAACCGAGAAAAGTCTTTTTGACGCAAGGTCAGAAGGAAATGATATTAAAATGGTATACAGTATTGAAGAAGCTCTAGATCTCTCAAAAAAGGTGGATGAATTAGTTTTCTTTGGAATCGGTTTTGAAACCACTGCTCCTTCAAATGCTGCCGCAATACTAAACAACCCACCTGAAAACTTTTCCATACTTTCTTCCCATCGATTGATACCTCCAGCAATGGATGCATTATTAAATATAGATGGCGTCGATTTCGATGGTTTTATAGCTCCCGGACACGTTTCAACAATAATAGGAACGGATGACTACCATGCATATCCAAATCAATACGACATGCCAGTTGTAGTCAGTGGTTTCGAAGCCCTTGACATACTTTACGCAATACTAAAACTCATTGAACAAATAAACCAAAACCAACCCAGCGTTGATAACGCTTATGAAAGAGCAGTTAAAGAAGAAGGGAATCCAAAAGCCCTAGAAATGATGGAAACTGTATTCAAAAAAACGGATGCAGATTGGCGGGGAATCGGAACAATACC belongs to Methanonatronarchaeum sp. AMET-Sl and includes:
- the hypD gene encoding hydrogenase formation protein HypD, which codes for MDSKKGLAKKFSEKIDEHCPENGVKALHVCGTHEQSILKHGLRSILPNRVRLKMGPGCPVCVTPSKEIDEAIWLAENGVTIATFGDMLRVPGTEKSLFDARSEGNDIKMVYSIEEALDLSKKVDELVFFGIGFETTAPSNAAAILNNPPENFSILSSHRLIPPAMDALLNIDGVDFDGFIAPGHVSTIIGTDDYHAYPNQYDMPVVVSGFEALDILYAILKLIEQINQNQPSVDNAYERAVKEEGNPKALEMMETVFKKTDADWRGIGTIPNSGLRIRDEYSEYNAREKYHIEVENSRDIHPGCMCHLILTARGKPTDCGLFSTQCTPQNPRGPCMVSREGECNIWYKYGGKK